One genomic window of Microbacterium testaceum StLB037 includes the following:
- a CDS encoding WhiB family transcriptional regulator, giving the protein MDWRDKAACLTVDPELFFPVGNTGPAVDQIEKAKSVCARCTVTEVCLQYALESGQDSGVWGGLSEDERRALKRRAARARRAS; this is encoded by the coding sequence ATGGATTGGCGCGACAAAGCAGCCTGCCTGACCGTCGACCCCGAACTGTTCTTCCCGGTCGGCAACACCGGCCCCGCGGTTGACCAGATCGAGAAGGCCAAGTCGGTCTGCGCACGCTGCACCGTCACCGAGGTCTGCCTGCAGTACGCCCTCGAGTCCGGCCAGGACTCGGGCGTGTGGGGCGGTCTGAGCGAAGACGAGCGCCGCGCCCTCAAGCGCCGCGCCGCCCGGGCTCGCCGCGCGTCCTGA
- a CDS encoding sensor histidine kinase, protein MSTLSELVYAQGRASEADVEWLHRLAGDGQLLADLAFADIVIWVPTPDDSFVAVAHTRPGGAATLFYRDIVGDRVRPQWRTQVRDAFQSGRIVDSASPDWFEETPTRVRAVPIVRELSREGNAVTTVGVLTRHTNLGETRTPSRQQITFNDCADDLFGMIASAEFPDLAAPTAPRRGAPRASDGLIRLDVDGITTFASPNALSAFNRMGFDDELEGESLAEVTARILPAKRQDVDESLPVVVSGRAPWRADMEARGVQVSLRTIPLRDRGTRVGAIVLSRDVTEIRHQEQELITKDATIREIHHRVKNNLQTVASLLRIQARRTHSDEARDALTQAMRRVSAIAVVHDTLSEGLAQNVDFDDVFARVLKLVAEVAAAPNTRARTRTTGQFGTLPSQFATPLALALTELVTNAVEHGLAGQEGDVEIAAERSDEVLAVSVRDTGVGLPEGQVGRGLGTQIVRTLIQGELGGTIDWHTLMGSGTEVTIEIPLRYIGGSSV, encoded by the coding sequence GTGTCGACACTCAGTGAACTCGTCTACGCCCAGGGTCGTGCCAGTGAGGCGGACGTCGAGTGGCTGCACCGACTCGCCGGCGACGGTCAGCTCCTCGCCGACCTCGCCTTCGCCGACATCGTGATCTGGGTGCCGACGCCCGACGACTCGTTCGTCGCCGTCGCGCACACGCGGCCCGGGGGAGCGGCCACGCTGTTCTACCGCGACATCGTCGGTGACCGGGTCCGCCCGCAGTGGCGCACGCAGGTGCGCGACGCGTTCCAGAGCGGGCGCATCGTCGACTCGGCATCCCCCGACTGGTTCGAGGAGACGCCCACGCGCGTCCGCGCGGTCCCCATCGTGCGCGAACTCTCGAGGGAGGGCAACGCGGTGACCACCGTCGGCGTGCTCACGCGCCACACCAACCTCGGCGAGACGCGGACTCCGTCGCGCCAGCAGATCACCTTCAACGACTGCGCCGACGACCTGTTCGGCATGATCGCCTCGGCGGAGTTCCCCGACCTCGCCGCACCGACCGCCCCTCGTCGCGGTGCTCCGCGCGCGTCGGACGGGCTGATCCGGCTCGACGTCGACGGCATCACCACCTTCGCGAGCCCCAACGCGCTCTCGGCGTTCAACCGCATGGGCTTCGACGACGAACTCGAGGGGGAGTCTCTCGCCGAGGTGACCGCGCGCATCCTCCCCGCCAAGCGGCAGGACGTCGATGAATCGCTCCCGGTCGTCGTGAGCGGCCGCGCACCGTGGCGCGCCGACATGGAAGCGCGAGGCGTCCAGGTGTCGCTGCGCACCATCCCGCTGCGCGATCGCGGCACGCGCGTCGGTGCGATCGTCCTCAGCCGCGACGTGACCGAGATCCGCCACCAGGAGCAGGAGCTCATCACCAAGGACGCGACGATCCGCGAGATCCACCACCGGGTCAAGAACAACCTTCAGACGGTCGCCTCCCTCCTGCGCATCCAGGCCCGCCGGACGCACTCGGACGAGGCGCGCGACGCGCTGACCCAGGCCATGCGTCGCGTCTCCGCCATCGCGGTGGTCCACGACACGCTGTCGGAGGGCCTCGCGCAGAACGTCGATTTCGACGATGTGTTCGCCCGCGTGCTCAAGCTCGTGGCCGAGGTCGCGGCCGCGCCCAACACCCGCGCACGCACCCGCACCACCGGTCAGTTCGGCACCCTGCCGAGCCAGTTCGCGACACCGCTCGCCCTCGCTCTCACCGAGCTCGTCACCAACGCCGTCGAGCACGGACTCGCGGGGCAGGAGGGCGACGTCGAGATCGCGGCGGAGCGCAGCGACGAGGTGCTCGCGGTCAGCGTCCGTGACACCGGCGTCGGGCTTCCCGAAGGGCAGGTCGGGCGCGGTCTCGGCACGCAGATCGTCCGCACGCTCATCCAGGGCGAGCTCGGCGGCACGATCGACTGGCACACCCTGATGGGAAGCGGCACCGAGGTGACGATCGAGATCCCGCTGCGCTACATCGGGGGCTCGTCCGTCTGA
- a CDS encoding helix-turn-helix domain-containing protein has product MSSPASRYLDPDAVAERLGITRDEVLSLVERGEIRAIEVGDPARWRLDAESVASYIDDRIEVARRSALWRQSQEASFPELWGEGQIRHPD; this is encoded by the coding sequence ATGAGTTCACCTGCGAGCCGATACCTGGATCCGGATGCCGTCGCCGAACGCCTCGGAATCACGCGGGACGAGGTGCTCTCGCTCGTCGAACGCGGCGAGATCCGGGCGATCGAGGTCGGCGATCCCGCGCGCTGGCGCCTCGACGCGGAAAGCGTCGCCTCGTACATCGACGACCGCATCGAGGTCGCCCGTCGCTCCGCGCTCTGGCGGCAATCGCAGGAGGCGAGTTTCCCCGAACTGTGGGGCGAAGGGCAGATCCGCCACCCGGATTGA
- a CDS encoding Rv3235 family protein yields MTVPLSIVDSPVGASPSYAEDFFAPQKTSAARLPRADVFTRNIVRGVFEVLAGVREVEQLARWTSEEVYRSLVVRASLAKRARSARGVPVPRDIHEIRSVHLFSPADGVYEATVTAAARARTRAVALRLEGIDGRWRVTALALL; encoded by the coding sequence ATGACCGTTCCACTCTCGATCGTCGATTCACCCGTCGGCGCATCCCCCTCGTACGCGGAAGACTTCTTCGCTCCGCAGAAGACCTCGGCGGCGCGGCTGCCCCGCGCCGACGTCTTCACGCGCAACATCGTCCGCGGGGTGTTCGAGGTCCTCGCGGGCGTGCGCGAGGTCGAGCAACTCGCGCGGTGGACGTCGGAGGAGGTCTACCGCTCCCTCGTCGTGCGCGCCAGCCTCGCCAAACGCGCGCGCAGCGCCCGAGGAGTACCCGTTCCTCGCGACATCCACGAGATCCGCAGCGTTCACCTCTTCTCCCCGGCCGACGGCGTCTACGAAGCGACCGTCACCGCCGCGGCACGCGCACGCACCCGCGCCGTCGCCCTGCGCCTCGAGGGCATCGACGGCCGCTGGCGCGTCACTGCCCTCGCCCTGCTCTGA
- a CDS encoding pyridoxal phosphate-dependent aminotransferase, with product MSPLRPLDQSSKLKDVLYEIRGEALVEADRLEAEGHAILKLNTGNPAIFGFEAPHQIVRDMIAAVPNAHGYSDSRGVLSARRAVVSRYEEEPGFPHLDPDDVYLGNGVSELITMTMQALLDEGDEVLIPAPDYPLWTAMTSLGGGTPVHYLCDESREWQPDLEDIRSKVTPRTKAIVVINPNNPTGAVYSREVLEGIADIAREHSLLVLADEIYDRILFDDAVHIPMATVAPDLLVLTFNGLSKTYRVAGYRSGWLAITGPKSHAEGFLHGINLLASTRLCPNVPAQFAVQAALSGVQSIDALIAPSGRLHEQRDAAWQGLEAIPGVSCVMPRGALYAFPRFDPDVYEIPDDAKFVRDFLVAEHVLLVQGSGFNWPATDHVRIVTLPEARVISDAIERLGNFLASWRP from the coding sequence ATGAGCCCGTTGCGCCCCCTCGATCAGTCGTCGAAGTTGAAGGATGTCCTCTACGAGATCCGTGGAGAGGCCCTCGTCGAGGCAGACCGACTCGAGGCCGAGGGGCACGCGATCCTCAAGCTGAACACCGGCAACCCCGCGATCTTCGGGTTCGAGGCACCGCATCAGATCGTGCGCGACATGATCGCGGCGGTGCCGAACGCGCACGGGTACAGCGACAGCCGCGGTGTGCTGTCGGCACGGCGCGCGGTGGTCTCGCGGTACGAGGAGGAGCCCGGCTTCCCGCACCTCGACCCCGATGACGTGTATCTCGGCAACGGCGTGTCCGAGCTGATCACGATGACCATGCAGGCGCTCCTGGACGAGGGCGACGAAGTCCTCATCCCCGCTCCCGACTACCCGCTGTGGACCGCGATGACGAGCCTCGGCGGCGGCACCCCCGTGCACTACCTGTGCGACGAGTCCCGTGAATGGCAGCCCGACCTGGAGGACATCCGCTCGAAGGTGACCCCGCGGACCAAGGCGATCGTCGTGATCAACCCGAACAACCCCACCGGTGCGGTGTACTCGCGTGAGGTGCTCGAGGGCATCGCCGACATCGCGCGGGAGCACTCCCTGCTGGTCCTCGCCGACGAGATCTACGACCGCATCCTGTTCGATGACGCGGTGCACATCCCGATGGCCACGGTTGCGCCAGACCTGCTGGTGCTCACCTTCAACGGGCTGTCCAAGACGTACCGCGTGGCGGGGTATCGCTCCGGGTGGCTCGCGATCACGGGCCCGAAGAGCCACGCCGAGGGATTCCTGCACGGCATCAACCTGCTGGCATCCACGCGTCTGTGCCCGAACGTGCCGGCGCAGTTCGCGGTGCAGGCCGCGCTCTCGGGCGTGCAGTCGATCGACGCGCTGATCGCTCCGTCCGGTCGTCTGCACGAACAGAGGGATGCCGCCTGGCAGGGCCTCGAAGCCATTCCCGGCGTCTCGTGCGTGATGCCGCGGGGCGCGCTCTACGCGTTCCCGCGGTTCGACCCGGACGTCTACGAGATCCCCGACGACGCGAAGTTCGTGCGCGATTTCCTCGTGGCGGAGCACGTCCTCCTCGTTCAGGGCTCCGGCTTCAACTGGCCGGCGACCGACCACGTGCGGATCGTGACCTTGCCCGAGGCGCGGGTCATCAGCGATGCGATCGAGAGGCTGGGCAACTTCCTCGCGTCGTGGCGCCCCTGA
- the secA gene encoding preprotein translocase subunit SecA codes for MANPLEKLLRAGEGRILRRLQGVVKATGALEEDYEHLTDEELRNETVELRARYEAGETLDQLMPEAFAAVREAAKRTLGQRPYDVQIMGGAALHLGNIAEMKTGEGKTLTAALPAYLNAIAGKGVHVITVNDFLASYQSELMGRVYRALGMTTGTVVSGQTPEVRREQYEADISYGTNNEFGFDYLRDNMAWRKEDLVQRGHFFAIVDEVDSILIDEARTPLIISGPASGEANRWFAEFAKLARTLEAGVDYEVDEKKRTIGVLEPGIEKVEDYLGIDNLYESANTPLISFLNNSIKAIALFKRDTDYVVMNDEVMIVDEHTGRILVGRRYNEGIHQAIEAKENVPVKAENQTLATVTLQNYFRLYDKLAGMTGTAETEAAEFMSTYKLGVVPIPTNKPMIRKDQSDLVYKNETAKFAQVVEDIVERHEKGQPVLVGTTSVEKSEYLSRLLAKKGVKHEVLNAKNHAREAEIVARAGRLGAVTVATNMAGRGTDIMLGGNAEFLAVQEMKAKNLDPVETPEAYEAEWDAVYQGMRDTVAEEAAKVVEAGGLYVLGTERHESRRIDNQLRGRSGRQGDPGESRFYLSLTDDLMRLFQSGAAEAILARTNFPDDVAIESGLVSRAIKSAQSQVEARNAEMRKNVLKYDDVLNRQREAIYADRRHMLQGDDIADRVQHFIEDAITAVIDDHTGSGHTESWDFDALWTELKTLYPVSVTIDEVVAEAGGNKGRITAEGLKREIISDARIAYQNREESLGAPALRELERRVVLQVLDRRWREHLYEMDYLKDGIGLRAMAQRDPLIEYQREGYQMFQSMMGQIKEESVGFLYNLEVEVRKVEGEDSAQVEAKGLAPAPVEGQRLEYSAANDAGEVEVRNDRGQVQQAATNRLRQAAAQAPAAEAAAPSGPRGAFGQRTEAPEQPVANNRADRRAAGKKK; via the coding sequence GTGGCCAATCCGCTCGAGAAACTGCTGCGCGCCGGAGAGGGACGCATCCTGCGCCGCCTGCAGGGCGTCGTCAAGGCGACCGGTGCGCTCGAAGAGGACTACGAGCACCTCACCGATGAGGAGCTGCGTAACGAGACCGTCGAGCTGCGCGCGCGCTACGAGGCGGGCGAGACCCTCGACCAGCTGATGCCCGAGGCGTTCGCGGCCGTCCGCGAGGCGGCCAAGCGCACGCTCGGTCAGCGCCCGTACGACGTGCAGATCATGGGTGGCGCAGCGCTTCACCTCGGCAACATCGCCGAGATGAAGACCGGTGAGGGAAAGACGCTGACCGCGGCTCTGCCGGCGTATCTCAACGCCATCGCGGGCAAGGGCGTCCACGTCATCACCGTCAACGACTTCCTCGCGAGCTACCAGTCCGAGCTGATGGGGCGCGTGTACCGCGCCCTCGGCATGACGACCGGCACCGTGGTCTCGGGTCAGACGCCCGAGGTGCGGCGCGAGCAGTACGAGGCCGACATCAGCTACGGCACGAACAACGAGTTCGGCTTCGACTACCTGCGCGACAACATGGCGTGGCGCAAGGAAGACCTCGTGCAGCGCGGCCACTTCTTCGCGATCGTCGACGAGGTCGACTCGATCCTCATCGACGAGGCGCGCACGCCGCTGATCATCTCGGGTCCGGCCTCGGGAGAGGCCAACCGCTGGTTCGCCGAGTTCGCGAAGCTCGCCCGCACCCTCGAGGCCGGGGTCGACTACGAGGTCGACGAGAAGAAGCGCACGATCGGTGTGCTCGAGCCCGGAATCGAGAAGGTCGAGGACTACCTCGGCATCGACAACCTCTACGAGTCGGCGAACACCCCGCTCATCTCGTTCCTCAACAACTCGATCAAGGCGATCGCCCTCTTCAAGCGCGACACCGACTACGTCGTCATGAACGACGAGGTCATGATCGTCGACGAGCACACCGGTCGAATCCTGGTCGGACGCCGCTACAACGAAGGCATCCACCAGGCCATCGAGGCCAAGGAGAACGTCCCGGTCAAGGCCGAGAACCAGACGCTCGCCACCGTCACGCTGCAGAACTACTTCCGTCTCTACGACAAGCTCGCCGGCATGACCGGTACGGCGGAGACCGAGGCGGCGGAGTTCATGTCGACCTACAAGCTCGGCGTGGTCCCGATCCCCACGAACAAGCCGATGATCCGCAAGGACCAGTCCGACCTCGTCTACAAGAACGAGACGGCGAAGTTCGCCCAGGTCGTCGAAGACATCGTGGAGCGTCACGAGAAGGGCCAGCCGGTCCTCGTCGGGACGACCAGCGTCGAGAAGAGCGAGTACCTCTCGCGCCTGCTCGCGAAGAAGGGCGTCAAGCACGAGGTGCTCAACGCCAAGAACCACGCGCGCGAGGCCGAGATCGTCGCCCGCGCGGGGCGTCTGGGTGCGGTGACCGTGGCCACGAACATGGCCGGTCGTGGAACCGACATCATGCTCGGCGGCAACGCCGAGTTCCTCGCCGTGCAGGAGATGAAGGCGAAGAACCTCGACCCGGTCGAGACCCCCGAGGCCTACGAGGCCGAGTGGGATGCCGTGTACCAGGGCATGCGCGACACCGTCGCCGAAGAGGCGGCGAAGGTCGTCGAGGCCGGTGGTCTCTACGTTCTCGGGACCGAGCGTCACGAGTCGCGTCGCATCGACAACCAGCTGCGCGGACGCTCCGGCCGCCAGGGCGACCCGGGTGAAAGCCGCTTCTACCTCTCGCTCACCGACGACCTCATGCGGCTGTTCCAGTCGGGTGCGGCCGAGGCGATCCTCGCGCGGACGAACTTCCCCGACGACGTCGCGATCGAGTCGGGTCTGGTCTCGCGCGCCATCAAGAGCGCCCAGTCGCAGGTCGAGGCGCGAAACGCCGAGATGCGCAAGAACGTGCTCAAGTACGACGACGTGCTGAACCGCCAGCGCGAGGCGATCTACGCCGACCGTCGGCACATGCTGCAGGGCGACGACATCGCCGACCGCGTGCAGCACTTCATCGAGGACGCCATCACCGCCGTCATCGACGACCACACCGGTTCGGGCCACACCGAGTCGTGGGACTTCGACGCCCTGTGGACCGAGCTGAAGACCCTCTACCCGGTGAGCGTGACGATCGACGAGGTCGTCGCCGAAGCCGGCGGGAACAAGGGGCGCATCACGGCCGAGGGTCTCAAGCGCGAGATCATCTCGGACGCCCGCATCGCCTACCAGAACCGCGAGGAGTCGCTCGGCGCCCCCGCGCTGCGCGAGCTCGAGCGTCGCGTGGTGCTGCAGGTCCTCGACCGCCGCTGGCGCGAGCACCTCTACGAGATGGACTATCTCAAGGACGGCATCGGCCTGCGCGCGATGGCCCAGCGCGACCCGCTGATCGAGTATCAGCGCGAGGGGTACCAGATGTTTCAGTCGATGATGGGGCAGATCAAGGAGGAGTCGGTCGGCTTCCTCTACAACCTCGAGGTCGAGGTCCGCAAGGTCGAGGGCGAGGACAGCGCCCAGGTCGAGGCGAAGGGGCTCGCCCCCGCTCCCGTCGAAGGGCAGCGCCTGGAGTACTCCGCGGCCAACGACGCCGGCGAGGTCGAGGTCCGCAACGACCGCGGCCAGGTCCAGCAGGCGGCGACGAACCGTCTGCGCCAGGCCGCAGCGCAGGCTCCCGCCGCCGAGGCTGCGGCCCCGAGCGGACCGCGCGGTGCGTTCGGTCAGCGCACCGAGGCTCCCGAGCAGCCCGTGGCGAACAACCGCGCCGATCGCCGCGCCGCCGGCAAGAAGAAGTAA
- the hpf gene encoding ribosome hibernation-promoting factor, HPF/YfiA family, giving the protein MDTNIVGVGVGITDRFRSVVEEKVSRIEHLAPRAQALEVKVTHRSYRNGRMEDDTVELTLDGKGPVVRAEATDADKFAALDLAVDKISEQIRRAKDKRIDARNHPRGAKFEKGTGELSGIDVQPASVDVLRAVATGEVPVQNDSDTEEDYSPVVIREKEFGAEWMTAEEAVDRMELVGHDFFLFIDARTDHPSVVYRRKGWDYGVIALSTQAPPQAVAS; this is encoded by the coding sequence ATGGACACCAACATCGTCGGCGTGGGAGTCGGTATCACCGATCGTTTCCGCTCGGTGGTCGAAGAAAAGGTGAGCCGTATCGAGCACCTGGCCCCTCGAGCGCAGGCGCTCGAGGTCAAGGTCACTCATCGCTCGTATCGCAACGGGCGTATGGAGGATGACACCGTCGAACTGACTCTCGACGGCAAGGGCCCGGTCGTGCGCGCGGAGGCGACCGACGCGGACAAGTTCGCCGCCCTCGACCTCGCGGTCGACAAGATCTCGGAGCAGATCCGCCGGGCTAAGGACAAGCGCATCGACGCGCGCAACCACCCCCGCGGCGCGAAGTTCGAGAAGGGCACCGGCGAGCTCTCCGGCATCGACGTGCAGCCGGCCTCCGTCGATGTCCTGCGCGCGGTCGCCACGGGCGAAGTCCCCGTGCAGAACGATTCGGACACCGAGGAGGACTACTCGCCGGTCGTGATCCGCGAGAAGGAGTTCGGTGCCGAGTGGATGACCGCCGAAGAGGCCGTCGACCGCATGGAACTCGTCGGCCACGACTTCTTCCTCTTCATCGACGCGCGTACCGATCACCCGAGCGTGGTCTACCGCCGCAAGGGCTGGGACTACGGCGTGATCGCGCTGTCGACGCAGGCGCCGCCGCAGGCCGTCGCTTCCTGA
- a CDS encoding ComF family protein, producing MSSHAVPPKAVVAALHDALTFWLPIACAGCGLVDVGLCSGCRAALAASPHHRRTEAGLAVTSALEFSGVPARVLRALKEEGRTSLARALAPALASVIASVLAEAVGDDAVVTTVPSSRAAYRRRGYRPVDLLVRRSGWRPVPLLRVARSPRDQRGLDRAARRANVGGVFVSRPVRGRDVVLIDDVVTTGATLDDAARAVRVAGAGRVIAVTLAHTPRHRDRGA from the coding sequence ATGTCCTCCCACGCGGTTCCCCCGAAGGCGGTCGTCGCTGCGCTGCACGACGCCCTGACGTTCTGGCTGCCCATCGCCTGCGCGGGGTGCGGACTCGTCGACGTGGGACTGTGCTCCGGATGCCGCGCGGCCCTGGCCGCATCCCCCCACCACCGTCGCACCGAGGCGGGGCTGGCGGTGACCAGCGCGCTGGAGTTCTCCGGAGTGCCCGCGCGGGTCCTCCGCGCGCTGAAGGAGGAGGGGCGCACGTCCCTGGCACGCGCGCTCGCGCCGGCGCTCGCCTCGGTGATCGCCTCGGTGCTCGCCGAGGCGGTCGGAGACGATGCGGTCGTGACGACCGTGCCCTCCTCGCGCGCCGCATACCGACGCCGCGGCTACCGCCCCGTCGATCTCCTCGTGCGTCGGAGCGGGTGGAGACCTGTGCCGTTGCTGCGGGTCGCGCGGTCGCCGCGCGACCAGCGCGGCCTGGATCGCGCTGCCCGTCGGGCCAACGTCGGCGGGGTGTTCGTCTCGCGCCCCGTCCGCGGCCGCGATGTCGTCCTGATCGACGATGTCGTCACGACCGGCGCCACGCTGGACGACGCGGCGCGTGCCGTGCGCGTCGCGGGTGCCGGCCGCGTGATCGCGGTGACGTTGGCTCACACGCCCCGTCACCGGGACCGCGGAGCGTGA
- a CDS encoding LpqB family beta-propeller domain-containing protein produces MRRALSLLSLTLVLVLSACTGLPTAGYVNPGRGPQTDDTQTFAFVPDGPQDDASPAEIVEGFLRAGSGPADDWATAKLFLAPGTQWDPRARVTIDRLADRRAAASSDGATVTVSLSTVASVDANGAYSPSVDGTTESLGYSLTKVDDQWRISAAPDGVVLYEEVFPTVYQSASVAYFDPTWTFIVPDVRWFPRPLVASRVATALVDGQPSAWLEGAVKSAFPEDLSLVGRSVTLSSGGVAQVQLPRAALSLDTTTLNRMQTQLTRSLSTAGISQVQMTVEGTPVAAEEVPVRVTRVDPPPAVVTADGTFGILSGDQVTTIPGLSDAVESLGPQSVELEADRSLAAVRTAQGTVASALADGRTFLLDDRPGLVAPSIDSSGLIWSVPSSSPAQLRAFTPEGVPAEIGNAWPDASEITAFQISRDGTRVAAIVTVAGVREVWLAGIQRTTNEINLGPPHVLSFTESGAFDLAWLDDATLGILTVDAGVSHLGELGVGGRGTIGAAPDGARTVAGGSTSVRVLDDSGHLYSRRGSSWTLVADDIRVLAAQQGTTS; encoded by the coding sequence ATGAGGCGCGCCCTTTCCCTGTTGAGCCTCACGCTGGTGCTCGTGCTCTCGGCGTGCACGGGCCTGCCCACCGCGGGATACGTCAATCCCGGCCGCGGGCCGCAGACCGACGACACCCAGACGTTCGCGTTCGTCCCCGACGGACCGCAGGACGACGCCTCGCCGGCGGAGATCGTCGAGGGCTTCCTCCGGGCGGGGTCGGGTCCCGCCGACGACTGGGCCACCGCGAAGCTGTTCCTCGCGCCGGGCACGCAGTGGGATCCCCGCGCGCGCGTCACCATCGACCGCTTGGCGGACCGTCGCGCCGCCGCGTCGTCGGACGGGGCGACCGTCACCGTGTCGCTGTCGACGGTCGCGAGCGTCGACGCGAACGGGGCGTATTCGCCGAGCGTGGACGGCACGACGGAGTCCCTCGGCTATTCGCTGACGAAGGTCGACGACCAGTGGCGCATCAGCGCGGCCCCCGACGGTGTCGTGCTCTACGAAGAGGTCTTCCCCACGGTCTACCAATCGGCATCCGTGGCCTACTTCGACCCGACCTGGACGTTCATCGTCCCGGATGTGCGCTGGTTCCCCCGACCTCTCGTGGCCAGTCGTGTCGCGACGGCCCTCGTCGACGGTCAGCCGAGCGCCTGGCTCGAAGGAGCGGTGAAGAGCGCCTTCCCCGAAGACCTCTCGTTGGTCGGACGTTCGGTGACGCTGTCCTCCGGCGGCGTCGCGCAGGTGCAGCTGCCGCGGGCGGCGCTGAGCCTGGACACCACCACGCTGAACCGGATGCAGACGCAGTTGACGCGCAGCCTGTCGACGGCCGGCATCAGCCAGGTGCAGATGACCGTCGAGGGCACCCCCGTCGCGGCCGAGGAGGTCCCGGTGCGGGTGACGCGCGTCGATCCGCCGCCCGCGGTCGTGACCGCGGACGGGACCTTCGGCATCCTCTCGGGGGATCAGGTCACCACGATCCCGGGCTTGTCGGATGCCGTGGAGTCGCTCGGACCGCAGTCGGTCGAGCTCGAGGCCGATCGGAGCCTCGCCGCGGTCCGCACCGCGCAGGGCACGGTGGCGAGTGCGCTCGCCGATGGCCGGACGTTCCTCCTCGACGACCGTCCCGGTCTCGTGGCGCCCTCGATCGACTCGTCGGGGCTCATCTGGAGCGTGCCGTCCTCGTCGCCCGCGCAGCTCCGGGCCTTCACCCCGGAAGGCGTTCCCGCCGAGATCGGCAACGCCTGGCCGGATGCCTCCGAGATCACCGCCTTCCAGATCTCCCGCGACGGCACCCGGGTGGCCGCGATCGTGACCGTCGCCGGTGTCCGCGAGGTGTGGCTCGCCGGCATCCAGCGCACGACGAACGAGATCAACCTCGGCCCGCCGCACGTGTTGTCGTTCACCGAGTCGGGGGCCTTCGATCTGGCCTGGCTCGACGACGCGACCCTCGGCATCCTCACCGTCGACGCCGGCGTCAGCCACCTGGGGGAGCTCGGGGTCGGCGGTCGCGGGACGATCGGAGCCGCTCCCGACGGCGCGCGCACCGTCGCGGGAGGGAGCACGAGCGTGCGGGTCCTCGACGACTCGGGACACTTGTACAGCCGACGGGGCAGCTCGTGGACGCTCGTGGCGGACGACATCCGCGTCCTCGCGGCGCAGCAGGGCACGACGTCCTGA